In Physeter macrocephalus isolate SW-GA chromosome 9, ASM283717v5, whole genome shotgun sequence, the DNA window GCTGGTAAACAAAAACAAGTGCTATTCTAGATGAAGCATTTTATGAAAACACGCTAATTTTTAGTATCTGTCAAAGAATGGATACCTATTTACAGAGCAAAtaaccatatggtttttctcattaagaccctgtggtaggcagaataatgatcCACCAAAGATATTCACATCCTAATCCTTGGAACCCATGAATATGTTACCGTATATGGCAAAGGGACTTTGTTGATGTGAAAAAGGGTATAGACCTTGATATGGcaggattatcctggattattggTGGACCCAATCTTATCATGTGAGCCCTTAAAATCAAATAGTCTTTCCCTGCTGCAATTAAAGGGAGATGTGACTATGGAAAGGTCAGAGGGATgcaacattgctggctttgaagacagaagggtgtccatgagccaaggaatgtgtgtagcctctagaagctggaaaaggcgagGAAACATACTCTgcagagcctccagaaaagaaGGCAACccagctgacactttgattttagcctaATGAGACCAATGTAGGGCTTTTGACttacagaactataagataacacttttatgctgttttaagccattaagtttttggtaatttgttatagcagccataggaaactaatacaggccCATGCAGGCTAATCTACTTCCATGATATATCCTACAGCacacaaaaacattttaacatgTGAGGAAGCATTTTTGGATTAATCTACATACAACGTCTGGAAAAGTATTAGATGAGCAGTATTCATTAATTCCTGAGTGGTATGCTGCCCTGAAGATGCTTACCAAAACAGCCTGATGGTTTGCTTAGTGTTTACCCATAACGTGTTATACAAACCACTGGTAACTTGGGATGGTACACGGAAAAACACTTTCAAGTTTTCATAGTATCTTTACCTTTGCCTTCTACTGAGGGCATGTGTTGCAGGTTTTGTACTCAGAGAAGTTATTTATAACTTACTACATTTTAGTATATGACCTAAGAAAATATGCCTCCTCTGGGTGTCCTGAGCCGTCGGTGTCCGCACGGCTGAGGCAGCACTCCAAGAGGGAACCGCTCGCCTCCTAAAGTCCCTGGGAGTCCGGCAACAGAACGAAGGAACCAAGCGCCTAATATAAGCCACAAGATACGATCGCGGGGACGACGGTCTCCTGCCAGGCCGTCACCCTCCTTACCAGTCCTTAAAAGACCCACTGCAGGTCCACACCCACGAGgatcttcctgcctctctggacAGCCACAAGAGCTGCAGCAGGGTAGCAAGCGATATCAAACTTCGCGATACTTGCAACTATCGCGGATCTTTGTGTTACTGGTTTCCTAGAGGAAAGACGGGCGGAAGATCGCTCCGCCCAGGTCAACCAACATTTTGTTCTCGTGAGATCCCGAAAACAGTTCGGGAGCCAGTTCTCGCGGGATTTTCCGAGTCAGGGCTGGAAGTTGTGGTGGGTCCCGGAGGGAGGCCTATTACTGAGAGGGAGATTAGGGGGTCGACCTGCCTGCGTGTTGTCCTCCCCAGGCGGCGGAGCCCCAGACGATTAGGTGAGCGCCGCCGTGCCAGCTCCCACAGCGCCCTCCGGCTCTGCCGCTGTCTCGAACGCCACCGGCCCTTCTCCCTGGACTCCGTCAGGCTCCACCTTTGCTCCCCCGTGACGTCGGGCTTCGGTGGGGGGGGGCGATGTACAGAGGGCGGCGGCAGGTGGAGTTGGCCGCCGTCCGCCCGCCAGCCTCCTCCTGGCGGTTCTCCGCCGCCTGTCAGGTGTTAAATGCAAGGCCCTTCCCCCTGGCCAGATGGATCTCTCTGTCCCGAAGCCCCGCGTGGAAACCAACAGCAAAGGTATAAGCTCCgagctcccctctctccccagacaACTGTCTTTACTGCGTAGGGTTGGACCTGTCCCTGCCAGTTCCCTTGGGGTTGGGGTTTTACCCTGTGGCTCCTGTGAGTGACAGCTGGAGATTGTGAACCACCTCTAGGGCTGGGACAGTTCTTTGTGATTCAGAGTTGAGAACCTGCACTGTGAAGTCAGACTGCCCTGGGATCTAGTGCTGGCTCTGACAGTCATTTGCTGAGCAACTTTGGGGTGGTTTCCTCGTCTGTGAAACAGATCTTTGCTGAGTCAGTTCTTGTGATTATTAAATGAGATGGTGTTAAGCAAAGCATTTATGTGACCCCGTGTCTGGCTCATAGTAAACCCTAAGTAAATGTTTGGTATTTTTATTCTCTGTTCTTGTATGCCTCAGTTCTTAGTGAATGGTAGATTTGTTATTAAGTAGGTGAATAAAGGTTGAGGTATTTAGTTCAGTTTATTACACAAAGAGCTTAATATATGATGTACTGAGTCAGGATCACCTTTAATGGGTCACCAAGAGAGGGTTTAAGGAGGGTATGGTTATCTGCCACAAGTCATCTGGTATGGCTTCTTGCCCCTAAATTAATAGCTTTCATTATTAATAGTGACATAACGAAAGCTACCAGATATTGAGTGCTTGTTCTGTGCCCAGAAATATGCTAATTGTTTATGTACATGTTTTCCTTTGAGGAAGATATTGATCTCATTAAATACATGAGGGATTCAGAACTAAAGTTCAGAGACGTTTAAGTAACAAGCCTCAGCTCTGACGGCTAGGAATTGATGACACTCTAACTCAGGGACcacaaatataaatatctatagaAACCTGGCAGGTGAAATAAATGGATGAAGCTGCTGAGTGGAGATTATAGTAACTGGGATGCTCATACCTCATTTAAAAGGGGCAGGGCTACTCAGTTCCAAGGAATTGTTCATTCATGTGTGAACTGGTACAGCATTGTAGTTACAAGTTCAGATAGCttggttcaaatccaggctctgccactttctagttgTGTGACCATGGTTAACCTTTATCTGTTtcaccatttgtaaaatggaactaataaTATTACTTACATGAAGGGTtgctgtgaggcttaaatgaacTACTACATCTAAATTGCATGCCTGGCACACATAAGCCCTCAAAATGTtagctatatataaatatatttgttaatttgACAAGTATTTGAGTTTCAAACATTGTCCTAGGTGCCCAGAATATGGCAGTGAACACAAGTCCCTGCTCTGGGGAATTTATATTTAAGTTGAGATAAACAATAACAGACAGttcatatttttctctgaaaatggaATCAAGCAGGGTGAAGGAAGAGTGAGTGGCGGGGAGTGCCATGTTAGATtgggtggtcagagaagatacctCTGAGGAGATGCCATTTGAACAGAACCCTGAATGAAGTGAAAGAATCAGTCACTTTGGTATTTCGGAGGAGTGTTGGTGGAAAGAACAGAAATCTCAGGGGACTAAGGTGGGAGTATGCGTACCATGATTGAGgaatagcaaggaggccagtTTGGAATGAaatcaggagagagggaggaaatgaaGTTAAAGAGGAACACAGGGACAGATCAAAAGGAGCCTTACCCCTATTCAGTCCAAAAGAAAATCATCCTAATTAAAGCTATTTGTTTTGGAGTTTGAATACTGAGAGATAACCGCCCTGCTCAAACTTAATTGAATCTATTAATATTTAGTTCTAGAAATTACCCAAACTCAGGAACCAAATAGACTTCTGTAAGTTGTTGTGTGAAGCCCATGAGGATTTTGCACATGCTGTATGTGCCCTCTGACTGACATTCTCTTCTTAGATCTCCTTACTTGTTAAACTGTTTCCTCAGTACCTCTTTCTTACAGCACTCTGTTCAGCCAAAGCACTTATAGCAATTTCATGTGTGTGAACTTTTgagtatttgtctctctcattAGATGTCAAGGTTCTATGAGATCGAGGATgtgtttttgttaataaattcagctcatttattgagtgcctactgtgtgctggtcCTGGGGATAAAATTTTGAAGAATACAGATATTTTCTTGGAAAAGATATTATTCTCTAGTGAGAGAGGCAGATAAAAAAAGGAAACGTGATAATTAAACATTGTGATATGTGCTATAGAGGCAATAAAATAGTACAGAATAGTGGGGTTCCCTACTTTAAATAAGGTGGTCTGAGATAAAATCTCTGAGGCCATGACATAAAAACACCTGAGAAAAGACCTGCTTAATATGCTTGAGTCAAGGGAAAAATTGATTAAGTTGGAGAGGTAAGTAGGGGAAGATCATACAGGGTCTTATAGGCCATAGTAAGGAGCTTGGACTTTATTCTTTGTGCAGTGGGTcattattaaaagattttaaattaaagatttactgataatttatattcttaaatagTCACTATTGCTGCTATGTGGAAAATGGATTGTAGAGGGAAATAGTGTCAGCAGAGAGAATGGTTAGAGAATGGAGAATAGAGAGTGGAGTCTGTAGCAGTAATTTAGGAGAAAGCCAAAGTTTGGCAAATTACAGTCAAGGCCGAATTCAGCCTGACACTTGTTTTTTGTAGATAAAGTTTTACAGGAGCACAGCCATACCCATTTGTTATGTGTCTGTGGCTACTTTTGTGTTACAAGGGCAAGAGAGAGTATAGCCTGCAAGATGTAAAATAACAAGTAGCTAAAATCTGActctacagaaaaagtttaccaacAGTTGTTTTAAAGTGATGGTCGCATGGAGGAaagtgatgcttttttttttttcttttttaggtagagCCAGCAGGACATTCTGATGGAGAGGATGTAGGGACTAATATAAAAAGAGGAATAAGGGCTGACTAAAGGTTTTCTACCTTGAAAAGTTGGTTAGACAATGATGCCTTTTAATGAGATTTGGAAAGACTAGTTCTAAGCAAGGTTTAATCACTATCATTTTTGACattggttttcttcattttaactGTGTGGTACAGTTCTAGCAAATAATTGGTGTTAAATcatatatgttgaataataaatagattaatgaattaagtctttaaaaattagaCGGCGTTTGCTGGATAGGTAGACAAAGCATGTGAAACAAATAATGTATTAAGAATtgttgcgggcttccctggtggcgcagtggttga includes these proteins:
- the LOC129392383 gene encoding uncharacterized protein; its protein translation is MERYDRGDDGLLPGRHPPYQSLKDPLQVHTHEDLPASLDSHKSCSRVASDIKLRDTCNYRGSLCYWFPRGKTGGRSLRPGQPTFCSREIPKTVREPVLAGFSESGLEVVVGPGGRPITEREIRGSTCLRVVLPRRRSPRRLGERRRASSHSALRLCRCLERHRPFSLDSVRLHLCSPVTSGFGGGGRCTEGGGRWSWPPSARQPPPGGSPPPVRC